A genomic window from Streptomyces sp. NBC_01429 includes:
- a CDS encoding TerB family tellurite resistance protein, whose translation MRVCGIRTSWNTVGDGEFFCPDCGGDRNYRRRTGRRRFTVLGIPLLPRGVAGPVVECAACHAHFGMDVLDHPTTIRFSAMLRDAVHTVALAVLAAGGTSSRTVRETAVLTVRAAGFEDCTEDRLTDLVEALAADTGRFIVEPGPCGAALAIELHEALEPLAPHLAPAGRESILLQGARIALADGAYSPPEREVLSTVGGALQLRADDTERLLAAAGTFS comes from the coding sequence ATGCGCGTCTGCGGCATTCGCACGTCGTGGAACACCGTCGGTGACGGGGAGTTCTTCTGCCCCGACTGCGGTGGCGACCGCAACTACCGCCGCCGCACGGGCCGTCGCCGGTTCACCGTCCTCGGTATCCCGCTGCTCCCGCGCGGCGTCGCCGGACCGGTGGTCGAATGCGCGGCCTGCCACGCCCACTTCGGCATGGACGTCCTGGACCACCCCACCACGATCCGCTTCTCCGCGATGCTGCGCGACGCCGTCCACACGGTCGCCCTCGCGGTCCTCGCGGCCGGCGGCACCTCGTCCCGTACGGTCAGGGAGACCGCCGTCCTGACCGTACGCGCGGCCGGATTCGAGGACTGCACGGAGGACCGGCTGACGGACCTGGTCGAGGCGCTCGCCGCGGACACCGGCCGGTTCATCGTCGAGCCGGGCCCGTGCGGCGCGGCGCTCGCCATCGAGCTGCACGAAGCGCTGGAGCCGCTCGCCCCCCACCTGGCACCGGCCGGCCGGGAGTCGATCCTCCTCCAGGGCGCCCGGATCGCCCTGGCCGACGGCGCCTACAGCCCACCGGAGCGCGAGGTGCTGTCCACGGTCGGCGGCGCGCTCCAGCTGCGGGCGGACGACACGGAGCGGCTGCTGGCGGCGGCGGGCACCTTCTCGTGA
- the recO gene encoding DNA repair protein RecO, which translates to MSLFRDDGVVLRTQKLGEADRIITLLTRGHGRVRAVARGVRRTKSKFGARLEPFSHVDVQFFARGSELIGRGLPLCTQGETIAPYGGGIVTDYARYTAGTAMLETAERFTDHEGEPAVQQYLLLVGGLRTLARGEHAPHLILDAFLLRSLAVNGYAPSFDDCAKCGLQGPNRFFSVGAGGVVCGDCRVPGSVVPSAEAVGLLSALLTGDWQTADACEARHVREGSGLVSAYLHWHLERGLRSLRYVEKN; encoded by the coding sequence ATGAGTCTGTTCCGGGACGACGGCGTCGTACTGCGCACTCAGAAGCTCGGTGAGGCCGACCGCATCATCACGCTTCTGACCCGCGGCCATGGCCGTGTCCGCGCCGTCGCCCGGGGGGTGCGGCGGACGAAGTCCAAGTTCGGGGCGCGGCTGGAGCCGTTCTCCCACGTCGACGTGCAGTTCTTCGCGCGGGGGAGCGAGCTGATCGGACGGGGGCTGCCGCTGTGCACCCAGGGCGAGACCATCGCTCCGTACGGTGGCGGCATCGTGACCGACTACGCCCGCTACACCGCGGGCACCGCCATGCTGGAGACGGCGGAACGATTCACCGATCACGAGGGCGAGCCGGCCGTGCAGCAGTATCTGCTGCTCGTCGGCGGCCTGCGCACCCTGGCGCGCGGGGAGCACGCGCCGCATCTGATCCTGGACGCCTTTCTGCTGCGCTCGCTGGCCGTCAACGGGTACGCGCCCAGCTTCGACGACTGCGCGAAGTGCGGGCTCCAGGGCCCCAACCGCTTCTTCTCGGTCGGGGCGGGCGGGGTCGTGTGCGGGGACTGCCGGGTGCCCGGCAGCGTCGTACCCTCTGCTGAGGCCGTCGGACTGCTCAGCGCGCTGCTGACGGGGGACTGGCAGACGGCCGACGCGTGCGAGGCGCGACATGTCAGGGAGGGCAGCGGGCTGGTGTCCGCCTATCTGCACTGGCATCTGGAGCGCGGCCTGCGCTCACTCAGATACGTAGAGAAGAACTAG
- a CDS encoding isoprenyl transferase — protein sequence MARRGILGRSRREYKTPEPHPSGAVPPRIQSELVPKHVAVVMDGNGRWAKERGLPRTEGHKVGEGVVLDVLKGCLEMGVKNLSLYAFSTENWKRTPDEVRFLMNFNRDVIRRRRDEMNELGIRIRWVGRMPKMWKSVVQELQVAQEQTKDNDAMTLYFCVNYGGRAEIADAAQALAADVAAGKLDPSKVNEKTFAKYLYYPDMPDVDVFLRPSGEQRTSNYLLWQSSYAEMVFQDVLWPDFDRRDLWRACLEYASRDRRFGGALPNEDSQGDVAEQDELEERAEPPSEAPRG from the coding sequence ATGGCACGACGCGGAATCCTGGGGCGTTCCCGCCGCGAGTACAAGACGCCGGAACCGCATCCCTCCGGCGCTGTTCCGCCGAGGATCCAGAGCGAGCTGGTGCCCAAGCACGTGGCCGTCGTCATGGACGGCAACGGACGCTGGGCCAAGGAGCGCGGGCTGCCGCGCACCGAGGGGCACAAGGTGGGCGAGGGCGTCGTCCTCGACGTGCTCAAGGGCTGCCTGGAGATGGGCGTCAAGAACCTGTCCCTGTACGCGTTCTCCACCGAGAACTGGAAGCGGACGCCCGACGAGGTGCGCTTCCTGATGAACTTCAACCGCGATGTCATCCGGCGCCGCCGCGACGAGATGAACGAGCTGGGGATCCGGATCCGCTGGGTCGGCCGGATGCCCAAGATGTGGAAGTCCGTCGTCCAGGAGCTTCAGGTCGCGCAGGAGCAGACCAAGGACAACGACGCCATGACGCTCTACTTCTGCGTCAACTACGGCGGCCGCGCTGAGATCGCGGACGCGGCGCAGGCGCTCGCCGCCGATGTCGCGGCCGGCAAGCTCGACCCGTCCAAGGTCAACGAGAAGACGTTCGCCAAGTACCTCTACTACCCGGACATGCCGGACGTGGATGTCTTCCTACGGCCGAGCGGTGAGCAGCGTACGTCCAACTACCTGCTCTGGCAGAGCAGTTACGCCGAGATGGTCTTCCAGGACGTGCTGTGGCCCGACTTCGACCGGCGCGATCTGTGGCGGGCGTGCCTGGAGTACGCCTCCCGCGACCGCCGCTTCGGCGGCGCGCTGCCCAACGAGGACTCCCAGGGGGACGTGGCGGAGCAGGACGAGCTGGAGGAGCGGGCTGAGCCGCCTTCGGAGGCTCCGCGGGGCTGA
- a CDS encoding Fur family transcriptional regulator, producing the protein MTTAPSSGSSAAPVRGRSTRQRAAVAAALDEVDEFRSAQELHDMLKHRGDSVGLTTVYRTLQSLADAGEVDVLRTNDGESVYRRCSTGDHHHHLVCRVCGKAVEVEGPAVEQWAETVAAQHGYVAVAHTVEIFGTCAECAERAAKN; encoded by the coding sequence GTGACGACTGCGCCCAGCAGTGGATCGAGCGCGGCCCCCGTCCGCGGCCGATCGACCCGTCAGCGTGCCGCGGTGGCGGCGGCGCTCGACGAGGTGGACGAGTTCCGCAGTGCGCAGGAGCTTCACGACATGCTCAAGCACCGCGGCGACTCGGTCGGTCTGACCACGGTCTACCGCACCCTCCAGTCCCTCGCCGACGCCGGCGAGGTCGACGTACTGCGCACGAACGACGGCGAGTCGGTCTACCGGCGCTGCTCGACCGGCGACCACCATCACCATCTGGTCTGCCGGGTCTGCGGGAAGGCCGTCGAGGTCGAGGGCCCCGCGGTGGAGCAGTGGGCCGAGACGGTCGCCGCGCAGCACGGCTACGTGGCAGTGGCCCACACGGTGGAGATCTTCGGCACGTGCGCGGAGTGCGCGGAGAGAGCCGCGAAGAACTGA
- a CDS encoding metal ABC transporter permease: MEILQTPFMQRALIAAVLVGITAPAVGIYLVQRRQALMGDGIGHVAMTGVGLGFLLSWSPVWVATLVSVAGAVTMELIRAYGRTRGDIALAMLFYGGMAGGVLLINLAPNGSNANLSTYLFGSLSTVSPSDVTAISLLAAFVMLVTVGLRRQLFAVSQDEEFARVTGLPVRTLNLLIAVTAAVTVTVAMRVVGLLLVSALMVVPVAAAQQITRSFVVTFVLAVVIGTAVTLAGTVTSYYQDVPPGATIVLIAIGVFVLLTALAAPLAARRARALRAAGHPPDVDVPAARRPTDEVTV; this comes from the coding sequence ATGGAAATACTTCAGACCCCCTTCATGCAGCGGGCGCTGATAGCGGCCGTCCTGGTCGGCATCACCGCCCCCGCCGTCGGCATCTACCTCGTCCAGCGCCGCCAGGCGCTGATGGGCGACGGCATCGGCCACGTCGCGATGACCGGGGTCGGGCTCGGCTTCCTGCTCTCCTGGAGCCCCGTGTGGGTGGCCACGCTGGTCTCGGTGGCCGGCGCCGTCACGATGGAGCTGATCAGGGCGTACGGCCGCACCCGCGGCGACATCGCGCTCGCGATGCTCTTCTACGGCGGCATGGCGGGCGGCGTCCTGCTGATCAACCTCGCGCCGAACGGCTCCAACGCCAACCTCAGCACCTATCTCTTCGGCTCCCTGTCGACGGTCTCGCCCTCCGACGTGACCGCGATCTCGCTGCTGGCCGCCTTCGTGATGCTGGTGACGGTGGGACTGCGCAGGCAGCTCTTCGCGGTGAGCCAGGACGAGGAGTTCGCCCGGGTCACCGGGCTGCCGGTGCGCACCCTGAACCTGCTGATCGCCGTGACGGCCGCGGTGACCGTGACCGTCGCCATGCGGGTCGTGGGGCTGCTGCTGGTCAGCGCGCTGATGGTGGTGCCGGTGGCGGCGGCGCAGCAGATCACCCGGTCCTTCGTGGTGACCTTCGTACTCGCCGTCGTGATCGGTACGGCCGTGACGCTGGCCGGTACGGTCACCTCGTACTACCAGGACGTACCCCCCGGCGCGACGATCGTGCTCATCGCCATCGGCGTCTTCGTGCTGCTGACCGCGCTCGCCGCGCCGCTGGCCGCGCGACGGGCCCGCGCGCTGCGGGCGGCGGGCCACCCGCCGGACGTGGACGTACCGGCCGCGCGGCGACCCACGGACGAGGTAACGGTCTGA
- a CDS encoding metal ABC transporter ATP-binding protein — protein sequence MATAKSEHAPEAVERDHAPQTVEPQEPGPRPAPVISLRGATATLGARPVLRGIDLTVRPGEVVALLGANGSGKSTAVRSVIGQVPLASGEIALFGTPLRRFRDWARVGYVPQRTTAASGVPATVREVVSSGRLSRTRLGWPSKADRAAVQRAIELVGLADRAKDSVGALSGGQHQRVLIARALAAEPELLIMDEPMAGVDLASQEILAATLREQVAAGTTVLLVLHELGPLEPLIDRAVVLRDGCVTHDGPPPRAVGRHAPPGHGPEPLTDSSCHPHAAGEPLRTGLLS from the coding sequence ATGGCGACGGCGAAGAGCGAACACGCCCCGGAAGCGGTGGAGCGCGACCACGCCCCACAGACGGTGGAACCCCAGGAGCCCGGTCCGCGCCCGGCGCCGGTCATCTCGCTGCGCGGCGCCACCGCCACGCTCGGCGCGCGCCCCGTGCTGCGCGGCATCGACCTCACCGTGCGCCCCGGTGAGGTCGTCGCGCTGCTCGGCGCCAACGGCTCCGGCAAGTCCACCGCCGTGCGCTCGGTGATCGGCCAGGTGCCGCTGGCGAGCGGCGAGATCGCGCTGTTCGGCACCCCGCTGCGGCGCTTTCGCGACTGGGCCCGCGTCGGCTACGTACCGCAGCGCACCACGGCAGCGAGCGGGGTGCCCGCGACCGTACGCGAGGTCGTCTCCTCCGGCCGGCTCTCCCGTACACGCCTGGGATGGCCCTCCAAGGCCGATCGGGCGGCCGTCCAGCGTGCCATCGAGCTGGTGGGCCTGGCCGACCGCGCCAAGGACTCCGTGGGCGCCCTGTCGGGCGGCCAGCACCAGCGCGTGCTGATAGCCAGGGCGCTCGCCGCCGAACCCGAGCTGCTGATCATGGACGAGCCGATGGCGGGCGTCGACCTGGCCAGCCAGGAGATCCTCGCGGCGACCCTGCGCGAGCAGGTGGCGGCCGGTACGACCGTCCTGCTGGTCCTGCACGAGCTGGGCCCGCTGGAGCCGCTCATCGACCGGGCGGTGGTGCTGCGCGACGGCTGTGTGACCCACGACGGTCCGCCGCCCAGGGCCGTCGGCCGGCACGCCCCGCCCGGCCACGGCCCCGAGCCCTTGACCGATTCGAGCTGTCACCCCCACGCGGCCGGCGAGCCGCTCCGTACCGGACTGCTGAGCTGA
- a CDS encoding metal ABC transporter substrate-binding protein, protein MNVRRLIPTATIAGAVALGMVALSACSSSDAATKSGGKLAVTASFYPMQFLAQEIGGDHVSVTTLTKPGVEPHDLELKPRQTAQLGEADVIVYLKGIQPAVDKAIAQSGVQNTVDATTLTTMEKHGTEAGHAHGDDDHADEETHAAEDEEASADGNDPHIWLDPVKFAEVAKGVGAALEKADPDHAAAYKKNTAALVTRLDGLNTAFEQGLADTSTKTFITTHAAFGYLAERYGLEQEAIAGIDPEAEPSPARVKELETIAKRDKVSTVFFETLASDKTAKTLAGDSGLKTDVLDPLEGITDKSKGADYVEVMRSNLAALRKALGAK, encoded by the coding sequence ATGAACGTACGACGCCTGATACCCACCGCCACCATCGCCGGAGCTGTCGCGCTCGGGATGGTGGCCCTGTCCGCCTGCTCCTCCTCCGACGCCGCCACGAAGAGCGGGGGGAAGCTCGCGGTGACCGCGTCGTTCTACCCCATGCAGTTCCTGGCCCAGGAGATAGGCGGCGACCATGTCTCCGTCACCACTCTCACCAAGCCCGGCGTGGAGCCGCACGACCTGGAGCTGAAGCCCCGGCAGACCGCCCAGCTCGGCGAAGCCGATGTGATCGTCTACCTCAAGGGCATCCAGCCCGCCGTGGACAAGGCCATCGCCCAGTCCGGTGTGCAGAACACCGTCGACGCGACCACCCTGACCACGATGGAGAAGCACGGCACCGAGGCCGGGCACGCGCACGGCGACGACGACCACGCCGACGAGGAGACCCACGCCGCCGAGGACGAGGAAGCCTCCGCCGACGGCAACGACCCGCACATCTGGCTCGACCCGGTGAAGTTCGCCGAGGTCGCCAAGGGGGTCGGCGCCGCCCTGGAGAAGGCCGACCCGGACCACGCCGCCGCGTACAAGAAGAACACCGCCGCCCTGGTCACCAGGCTCGACGGGCTGAACACCGCGTTCGAGCAGGGTCTCGCCGACACCTCCACCAAGACCTTCATCACCACCCACGCCGCCTTCGGCTACCTCGCCGAGCGCTACGGCCTGGAGCAGGAGGCCATCGCCGGCATCGACCCCGAGGCCGAGCCGAGCCCCGCCCGGGTCAAGGAACTGGAGACCATCGCGAAGCGCGACAAGGTCAGCACCGTATTCTTCGAGACGCTCGCCAGCGACAAGACCGCCAAGACCCTCGCCGGGGACTCAGGACTGAAGACCGACGTCCTGGACCCGCTGGAGGGAATTACGGACAAGTCGAAGGGCGCTGACTACGTCGAGGTCATGCGGTCGAACCTCGCGGCACTGCGAAAGGCGCTCGGCGCGAAGTGA
- a CDS encoding glycine--tRNA ligase has product MAADKIDSIVNLSKRRGFVYPCSEIYGGQRAAWDYGPLGVELKENLKRQWWRYMVTSREDVVGIDSSVILATEVWEASGHVATFTDPLTECTSCHKRFRADHLEEAYEAKHGKAPENGLTDLNCPNCGNKGTFTEPKQFSGLLSTHLGPTQDSGSVAYLRPETAQGIFTNFAQVQQTSRKKPPFGIAQMGKSFRNEITPGNFIFRTREFEQMEMEFFVKPGEDEQWQEYWMEQRWNWYRDLGLREENMRWYDHPAEKLSHYSKRTADIEYRFQFGGSEWGELEGVANRTDYDLSAHSKASGHDLSYFDQEAGERWTPYVIEPAAGVGRAMLAFLLDAYNEDEAPNAKGVMEKRVVMRLDPRLAPVKVAVLPLSRNPQLSPKAKGLATDLRRNWNIEFDDAGAIGRRYRRQDEIGTPFCVTVDFDTLDDNAVTVRERDTMKQERVSLDQIQSYLGGRLIGC; this is encoded by the coding sequence GTGGCCGCCGACAAGATCGACAGCATCGTCAACCTGAGCAAGCGCCGTGGCTTCGTCTACCCGTGCAGTGAGATCTACGGTGGCCAGCGCGCCGCCTGGGACTACGGGCCGCTCGGAGTCGAGCTGAAGGAGAACCTCAAGCGTCAGTGGTGGCGTTACATGGTCACCTCGCGCGAGGACGTTGTCGGTATCGACTCATCGGTGATCCTCGCCACCGAGGTCTGGGAAGCGTCGGGCCACGTCGCGACCTTCACCGACCCGCTCACCGAGTGCACCTCCTGTCACAAGCGTTTCCGCGCCGACCACCTGGAAGAGGCGTACGAGGCCAAGCACGGCAAGGCCCCCGAGAACGGCCTCACCGACCTCAACTGCCCCAACTGTGGAAACAAGGGCACCTTCACCGAGCCCAAGCAGTTCTCCGGGCTGCTCTCCACGCACCTCGGCCCGACGCAGGACTCCGGGTCCGTCGCGTATCTGCGGCCCGAGACCGCGCAGGGCATTTTCACCAACTTCGCCCAGGTGCAGCAGACGTCCCGCAAGAAGCCGCCGTTCGGCATCGCGCAGATGGGCAAGTCCTTCCGGAACGAGATCACTCCGGGCAACTTCATCTTCCGCACGCGCGAGTTCGAGCAGATGGAGATGGAGTTCTTCGTCAAGCCGGGCGAGGACGAGCAGTGGCAGGAATACTGGATGGAGCAGCGCTGGAACTGGTACCGCGACCTGGGCCTCCGTGAGGAGAACATGCGCTGGTACGACCACCCGGCCGAGAAGCTCTCGCACTACTCCAAGCGCACCGCCGACATCGAGTACCGCTTCCAGTTCGGCGGCAGCGAGTGGGGCGAGCTGGAGGGTGTCGCCAACCGCACCGACTACGACCTCTCGGCGCACTCCAAGGCGTCCGGCCACGACCTGTCGTACTTCGACCAGGAGGCCGGCGAGCGCTGGACCCCGTACGTCATCGAGCCCGCCGCCGGTGTCGGCCGCGCGATGCTCGCCTTCCTCCTCGACGCGTACAACGAGGACGAGGCGCCCAACGCCAAGGGCGTGATGGAGAAGCGTGTCGTGATGCGCCTCGACCCGCGCCTCGCGCCGGTCAAGGTGGCCGTCCTGCCGCTCTCCCGCAACCCGCAGCTCTCGCCGAAGGCGAAGGGCCTCGCGACGGACCTGCGGCGCAACTGGAACATCGAGTTCGACGACGCGGGCGCCATCGGCCGCCGCTACCGCCGCCAGGACGAGATCGGCACGCCGTTCTGCGTCACGGTCGACTTCGACACCCTGGACGACAACGCGGTGACCGTGCGCGAGCGCGACACGATGAAGCAGGAGCGCGTCTCGCTGGACCAGATCCAGAGCTACCTGGGCGGCCGCCTGATCGGCTGCTGA
- a CDS encoding TetR family transcriptional regulator, with amino-acid sequence MSTEPLTAERILEATEEVLRRYGPAKATVVDVARVLGVSHGSVYRHFRTKAALREAVTKQWLSRTETALAQVISDDERESGPAKLREWLLTLFAAKRHKAGDDPELFATFSVLAHESSGVVDAHLAELAAQLTLIIEEGVRAGRFVAEDPASSAGAVFAATARFHDPAYAAEWSKPTIDAEFDAVSELLLRGLRA; translated from the coding sequence ATGAGCACCGAGCCCCTGACCGCCGAGCGCATCCTCGAAGCCACCGAGGAGGTGCTGCGGCGCTACGGTCCCGCGAAGGCGACGGTCGTCGATGTGGCACGGGTGCTCGGCGTCAGCCACGGCAGTGTCTACCGGCACTTCCGTACGAAGGCGGCTCTGCGCGAGGCGGTCACCAAGCAGTGGCTGAGCCGCACGGAAACAGCCCTCGCCCAGGTCATCAGCGACGACGAGCGGGAGTCGGGGCCGGCGAAGCTGCGGGAGTGGCTGCTGACGCTGTTCGCCGCCAAGCGGCACAAGGCGGGAGACGATCCGGAGCTGTTCGCCACGTTCTCCGTGCTCGCCCACGAGAGCAGCGGCGTGGTCGACGCGCATCTGGCGGAGCTGGCGGCGCAGCTCACCCTCATCATCGAAGAGGGCGTACGGGCGGGGCGCTTCGTCGCGGAGGACCCGGCGAGCAGCGCCGGGGCGGTGTTCGCCGCGACGGCCCGCTTCCATGACCCGGCCTATGCGGCGGAGTGGAGCAAGCCCACGATCGACGCGGAGTTCGACGCCGTGTCGGAGCTGCTGCTGCGCGGCCTGCGGGCCTGA
- a CDS encoding aldo/keto reductase, protein MTTLPTRALGSTGLRSAALGLGCMGMSGAYGAGDDRGESVATIHAALDAGITLIDTGDFYGMGHNELLINEALRTASPAARERAVVSVKFGALRDPDDGWGGLDGRPAAVKNFAAYSLRRLGVDHIDIYRPSRLDPDVPIEETVGAVAELVQAGYVRHIGLSEVGAETIRRAAATAPICDLQIEYALISRGIEADILPTLRELGIGVTAYGVLSRGLIGGHFTGDQKLAADDFRAISPRFQGENLRHNLTLVESLRKIAEQKGVTVAQIAIAWVLSRGEDIVPLVGARSRGRLTEALGALDVTLDDGDLAAIERAVPADAAAGERYPSPQMAMLDSER, encoded by the coding sequence ATGACCACCCTCCCCACCCGCGCCCTCGGCTCCACGGGCCTCCGGTCCGCCGCGCTCGGCCTCGGCTGTATGGGCATGTCCGGTGCGTACGGGGCCGGCGACGACCGCGGCGAGTCCGTCGCCACGATCCACGCCGCGCTCGACGCCGGCATCACCCTGATCGACACCGGCGACTTCTACGGCATGGGCCACAACGAGCTGCTGATCAACGAGGCCCTGCGCACCGCGTCCCCGGCGGCGCGCGAACGGGCCGTCGTCAGCGTCAAGTTCGGCGCCCTGCGCGACCCGGACGACGGGTGGGGCGGGCTCGACGGACGTCCCGCGGCCGTGAAGAACTTCGCCGCGTACTCCCTCCGGCGGCTGGGCGTGGACCACATCGACATCTACCGGCCCTCGCGGCTCGACCCGGACGTGCCGATCGAGGAGACGGTCGGCGCCGTCGCGGAGCTGGTCCAGGCCGGATACGTCCGGCACATCGGGCTCTCGGAGGTCGGCGCGGAGACCATCCGCCGGGCCGCCGCCACGGCCCCGATCTGCGATCTCCAGATCGAGTACGCCCTGATCTCACGCGGTATCGAGGCCGACATCCTGCCGACGCTCCGCGAGCTGGGCATCGGCGTCACCGCGTACGGGGTGCTGTCGCGCGGACTCATCGGCGGGCACTTCACCGGCGACCAGAAGCTGGCCGCCGACGATTTCCGGGCGATCAGCCCGCGCTTCCAGGGGGAGAACCTCCGGCACAACCTCACGCTGGTCGAGTCGCTGCGCAAGATCGCCGAGCAGAAGGGCGTGACGGTCGCGCAGATCGCCATCGCCTGGGTGCTGTCCCGGGGCGAGGACATCGTGCCGCTCGTCGGCGCCCGCAGCCGCGGGCGGCTGACCGAGGCCCTCGGCGCCCTGGACGTCACGCTGGACGACGGGGATCTCGCCGCCATCGAGCGCGCCGTCCCCGCCGACGCCGCCGCCGGGGAGCGCTACCCGAGCCCCCAGATGGCGATGCTGGACAGCGAGCGCTGA
- a CDS encoding DUF6243 family protein, whose product MAKSRNNLLGVGGQRTKTGRTDPQSSAPARDANRKVSADQKQELLRKMRERAAGQSGSGQDGQQAATQD is encoded by the coding sequence GTGGCAAAGAGCCGCAACAACCTTCTCGGCGTGGGCGGTCAGCGCACCAAGACCGGGCGCACGGACCCGCAGTCCAGCGCCCCCGCCCGCGACGCCAACCGCAAGGTCTCCGCCGACCAGAAGCAGGAACTCCTGCGCAAGATGCGCGAGCGCGCCGCCGGTCAGAGCGGATCCGGCCAGGACGGTCAGCAGGCCGCCACCCAGGACTGA
- a CDS encoding MFS transporter codes for MSRTFASPRKTSPAGSAPTAGPPVVHDHGSVLGALGLFTVLLGAALPLIDFFIVNVALPTIDHDLAAGPALLELVVAGYGLAYAVLLVLGGRLGDTFGRRRLFLVGMAAFGLTSLACGLAPTAWTLVGARVAQGGAAALMLPQVLATIQAATAGQRRAKALSLYGATAGLAMVAGQILGGVLVAADIAGSGWRAIFLVNVPVALAGLFLAVRSVPETRSDRPAPVDVPGTLLLAVSLVTLLAPLTEGRAAGWPLWTWVSLAAFPVAAYAFLRVERRADREGRTPLVPPSLFALVTLRRGLALLVPFGISFGGFMFVIAVALQQGLRMGAITAGMALVPMAVAFFAASLAGPRLIRRYGSLLVTAGAVVQAVGVALLVLAVRHGWPALTSLDLLPGVALAGLGQGFQLPVIVRIVLSDIPAERAGVGGGVMVTAQQSALALGVATLGSLFLSLTTSMGMGDALTITLLVQLGLVVLTGLLSLRLPRAIG; via the coding sequence GTGAGTAGAACATTCGCGTCCCCCCGGAAGACCTCCCCCGCCGGCTCCGCTCCCACCGCCGGACCGCCCGTCGTCCATGACCACGGTTCCGTCCTCGGGGCGCTCGGCCTCTTCACCGTGCTGCTCGGCGCGGCGCTCCCCCTGATCGACTTCTTCATCGTCAACGTCGCCCTGCCGACGATCGACCACGACCTGGCCGCGGGTCCCGCGCTGCTGGAGCTGGTGGTCGCCGGGTACGGGCTGGCGTACGCCGTGCTGCTCGTCCTCGGCGGAAGACTCGGCGACACCTTCGGGCGGCGACGGCTGTTCCTTGTCGGCATGGCCGCCTTCGGGCTGACCTCGCTCGCCTGTGGACTCGCGCCGACCGCCTGGACCCTGGTCGGGGCGCGGGTCGCGCAGGGCGGCGCCGCGGCGCTGATGCTGCCGCAGGTGCTGGCCACCATCCAGGCCGCGACCGCGGGCCAGCGCCGGGCGAAGGCGCTCAGCCTGTACGGGGCGACGGCCGGCCTGGCGATGGTGGCGGGGCAGATCCTGGGCGGGGTGCTCGTCGCGGCCGATATCGCGGGGAGCGGCTGGCGGGCCATCTTCCTGGTCAATGTGCCGGTCGCGCTGGCCGGGCTGTTCCTGGCGGTCCGCTCGGTGCCCGAGACGCGTTCGGACCGGCCGGCGCCCGTGGACGTGCCGGGAACCCTGCTGCTGGCCGTCAGCCTGGTGACGCTGCTGGCGCCGCTCACCGAGGGCCGGGCGGCCGGGTGGCCGCTGTGGACCTGGGTGTCGCTGGCGGCCTTCCCGGTCGCGGCGTACGCCTTCCTGCGGGTCGAGCGGCGGGCCGACCGGGAGGGGCGGACGCCGCTGGTGCCGCCGAGCCTGTTCGCGCTGGTCACGCTCCGGCGCGGGCTGGCGCTGCTGGTGCCGTTCGGGATCAGCTTCGGCGGGTTCATGTTCGTGATCGCCGTGGCGCTCCAGCAGGGCCTGCGTATGGGGGCGATCACCGCCGGAATGGCGCTGGTGCCGATGGCCGTGGCGTTCTTCGCCGCCTCGCTGGCCGGGCCCCGGCTGATCCGGCGGTACGGCAGCCTGCTGGTGACGGCGGGCGCGGTCGTCCAGGCGGTCGGGGTCGCGCTGCTGGTGCTCGCCGTCCGGCACGGCTGGCCCGCGCTCACCTCGCTCGACCTGCTGCCGGGCGTCGCGCTGGCCGGTCTGGGCCAGGGCTTCCAGCTGCCGGTCATCGTGCGGATCGTGCTCTCCGACATCCCGGCCGAACGGGCGGGAGTGGGCGGTGGCGTCATGGTCACGGCGCAGCAGTCGGCGCTGGCGCTCGGGGTGGCGACGCTGGGCTCGCTCTTCCTGAGCCTGACGACGTCCATGGGGATGGGCGACGCGCTGACGATCACACTGCTGGTGCAGCTGGGGCTGGTCGTGCTGACGGGGCTGCTGAGTCTGCGGCTGCCGCGCGCGATCGGCTGA